The genomic DNA TTATTTCTTCCAATAGGGGATGCTTCATCTGCAACCATTTCACACACGTTAACAATATTGTTTTAGCGCCTACTCATGTCACTGTTTGCTTATGGGTTCCGTATACCAATTGGGAAGAAAAAAATACAAATCCTAACACGCTCGCATATGAGATAATACCTCAACCCGAGGCCTCTTTATGGTAGACGTTGCAGTGGATTCCAATTCTGAGTTCTCCAAATGATTAAAGCTGCTTGCAGATGATACAACATTTATAAACATTGGATTATTCATAAAGcgtttcatttttctttttcccGTAGTTGTTGCTTTTGTCATGGCAACCAAGTCCTCACCAACGGCAGTTCTCGATCCATTACCTGGTGCCGTTCCAGCAATGCTATCAATCATACTAACAACCGAATCAATGTCTCTAACTGAAGCACTCAAGGATTCTGGTGAAATTGACTTCACCTGTTAAGCAAAGAAATACACAAGGTGTTAGCCATACTTTTTTAGTATTGGCTGGTTGGGTAATGGGGCAgactggattcgggtcaaaattgGTAGCTCTTTGGTTCACTTTGGGTTAGGCCTGTATATGAACCGATTACCATTTACTCGAAATCCCAGTTACCAAACATGAAGGGGTAAAGGTAACAAAAGGCAAACCTGAAGGGCCAAAGTCGGGAGGTGGATTCACCACCGACTTTGTTTTAAGTATATAGGATGATATAACTACTTATGTATTTAAATTgaaacgaacaaacataaacaaatgaacataaacggacattcatgaacataaatgaacgaacaaaatgtgtgttcatgtttgttcgttcaATTAAATGAACAGAAATGAACTTCCCGCCAAACAAGTTCACCAACAATTCATAAACGTTCAGTTCATTTACACGCCTACTTCGGGGTTGGTTTGACATGAACACTATTATTATGAAATTCACATTTTCCTATAATTATCTAGTGTGTCGATTATAATTataaacattatatttattcagtTTAATCTAGTATTTAGACTAAAATAATTTAAGAGGTTTTACGCACGAAATTTACCCTTGAGTGACTTTTAACCTCTTTGACCTATTAGAGATATAACATAACCTGAATTGAAATCAATTTATAAGTAAAGGGCTTGAAATTGTCACCTCCAAGTTTATATTATCAGGaggagtaaattacgtttttggcccctgtggttatatcacttttactatattagtccaaaataagaatttttaacatatctgcccccatggtctctataactaaccattttggcccccatgatctttagacttaggggccaaaatggttagttatagagaccatgggggcagatatgttaaaaattcttattttgggctaatgaagtcaaagtgatataaccacaggggccaaaaacatAATTTACTCTATCAGAAGAGAAACCTAATGCAAACaaagttttatttatattttataggTTAGAAAGTTTAGAACTGATTACTGACCACTTTGAGTAAGCGTTCCAGAGGCTGTTCTATAGTAGTTAACTTTCCAGAATGAACGAAAGCACCATTGGCATCTGGATTTGTGCACTCTGCAAGCAAAGGTGAGGCAGATATTCCAGGAGTGCAAATATTTCCATCATTAGCAAGTAATGAAACACTTGAATTAATTTTATCGGTATCTCCCGGCAGGTTAGACGTAGATGGAGTTGATGGCGATGACACAAAAAACGGTGAGTTGGCAGGTTGCAAAGGTGTGCTGGATGTAGTCACAGAGTTGAACACGTTTTTCTGGTCAAGCTTTAGTTGTTTCAATGATTCTGACTTCATTTCAGTCTGCTGTTTAATCTTCAACTCATTGCTATCATTTATCTGGTTCACATTCAGCTTCATGCTATGCTTTGTTTGTGGGTGAAAGTGTAATTGTTGTTTATGCATTAACTGTTGCTGCATTTGTCGACTGTGAAGTTGCTTCAGTTGCTGATGTGGAAGCATGTTGGAACTTGGCTGCTGCTGCTGCAGCATACTCATCATATTCTGCTGTGCGGTTGAAGCAGAATTATGGTGCAAGGTCGCCAAACTATTATGCTGTAAGTTAACTGATTGCATCTGATTTTCATGAGGCTGCATTTGTGATTGGTGCAGAGAATTCATACGTTGTTGCAGTGTGGGCCCAGGTTTGCGCATCTGTGAACTTGTGAGATAAACAATTTCTCTCTCCAATGCGCCCAACTTTTCTTTATGGCTGGGAGATATGTTGTTTTTGGGGAGTTGTAGGAATTTCATGCAACGCTCCAACATATGTTTAAACTTTTTCAGCTTCTCAGCTTGATCGCCGTTTGGTTGCTGAGGAAGAGAATCATGCTGGTCAACAATAGTCATACATGAAATTATAACTTCAAAGGGTTTGTATCAGTGCTTAAAATGGATATGACCAAGAAACTTACCTGCTGCAATCTGCCTAAAATTTTCGGGTACAGATCGGCCAGCCCTTGAAAATACTGATCCTTCATAGCTTTCACCTGTAAAATGGAAGATTGTAGTTGCATGTTCAAATTGTGTAAATAAAAGGAGATCCATAATTGTATTATTCATTTGTCTTTAAactcatagttattaaaggcgttaggcgcacccaaggcgcataggcctcgcctggggcctaggcgcaaggcgcaaaaaagcGTGGGCCTGAGGAAAAAAAAGCGCAcaacaaaaaataaattaaaatatttttgtataatagaaaattaatactattcttcatataaaataaactaaagctattatataacatttaatatcGTCTATTTAATACGAAAAGTTATAAAATGCTAGTTTATTAGTGTATAAAAGTAGTTTcgttagataaaagtagaaatctagcTGTAATCTTGCCGTAATTTAAAAAATTTGGCCGGAATCTACGCATGAACCATCAcatggagaattaaagcgcaattgcctcgcctcgctaggaaattgggcctaggcgcaaaaggggatggcttttaacaactatgttTAAAATTACAGCACCTTTTGATACACCTCTTCTTGACAATCTCCACTGTTTGGATTTCCTGTCTGAGCTGTGGAATCTGAAGATGCTacagaacaaaaaaaaaaaaaaaaaaaaaaaagaaaaagtttaaACACTTAACATACTCTTGAAACTAATTCATAATAAGCTCACATCAAAAACAGAGTATGAGATTAACATGTGCTTACTTGATGAAGCCTCTGGCATAGCTCTCTGCTGATGAAATGATGCTGGAAGCCTCTGGTTCATATTTAGTTGGTGCTGAAACTGAGCTGACTGTGGAATCACCTGTGGCTGTAATTCCATTTGTGACCTTTGACCTTGCGTTGACTGCAGCAGGTGTGATGAATGCATGGTGGATTGAGCTCCAAGCGACTGCGGCTGTTTTTGATGGCCCAAATGCTGCTGAATAGCAGAAAAGTTGTTATGTTGACCAATTGATTGTGCATTGGAAAGATTATTATTCTGCTGGCCAAACACCcttggctgctgctgctgctgctgctgctgcggctgtCTTAGTTGTCTTAGGGCCAACTGTTGACTCAAATGAGGTTGCTGATTTTGTTTAATGGTAGAGAGAGAAGACGGTTGCAACATTGTGGGCTGCATAAGTGCATAATTCTGATGCTGTTGCTGAACGTGTGGTTGAACTGAGGTTGTATTATTCTGTTGCAGCAGCTTCTGCTTTGCAATTTGCTGCTGATAAAGATAATGCTGTGAGCTTTGACTTGCCGGTATCTGCCTTTGAGTTACGGAAATGTTCTGCAAGCTTGAATTTTGGGTGGCGGTGGAGCGCGCTATTCCAGATGAAGAAACATTATTGTGGATGCTCTGAGGTAAGATTTGTTTACCAGCTTGATGATGAGAGGGTACAGGAATACCTTGGTTATTCAGTTGCTGCATGCCCTGAGAACCTTATGGTCAAATAAACCATACAGCAAATGTTTTAATGCAATTCTTAAATATATATAAGACGATATTTTAATAAACCCAAGGAAATGAAAGTAATCAAAAGTACCTGAATCACAAGT from Helianthus annuus cultivar XRQ/B chromosome 7, HanXRQr2.0-SUNRISE, whole genome shotgun sequence includes the following:
- the LOC110939651 gene encoding mediator of RNA polymerase II transcription subunit 15a isoform X1; the protein is MDTSNWKGAVDWRTLLPPDSRRKLVDKIMDNLKKQPQFSGPEKLHELKDFALRFEEKYYTAATSQADYMRRISLKLMGIENRSANHMPNSLPSNATCDSGSQGMQQLNNQGIPVPSHHQAGKQILPQSIHNNVSSSGIARSTATQNSSLQNISVTQRQIPASQSSQHYLYQQQIAKQKLLQQNNTTSVQPHVQQQHQNYALMQPTMLQPSSLSTIKQNQQPHLSQQLALRQLRQPQQQQQQQQPRVFGQQNNNLSNAQSIGQHNNFSAIQQHLGHQKQPQSLGAQSTMHSSHLLQSTQGQRSQMELQPQVIPQSAQFQHQLNMNQRLPASFHQQRAMPEASSTSSDSTAQTGNPNSGDCQEEVYQKVKAMKDQYFQGLADLYPKILGRLQQHDSLPQQPNGDQAEKLKKFKHMLERCMKFLQLPKNNISPSHKEKLGALEREIVYLTSSQMRKPGPTLQQRMNSLHQSQMQPHENQMQSVNLQHNSLATLHHNSASTAQQNMMSMLQQQQPSSNMLPHQQLKQLHSRQMQQQLMHKQQLHFHPQTKHSMKLNVNQINDSNELKIKQQTEMKSESLKQLKLDQKNVFNSVTTSSTPLQPANSPFFVSSPSTPSTSNLPGDTDKINSSVSLLANDGNICTPGISASPLLAECTNPDANGAFVHSGKLTTIEQPLERLLKVVKSISPESLSASVRDIDSVVSMIDSIAGTAPGNGSRTAVGEDLVAMTKATTTGKRKMKRFMNNPMFINVVSSASSFNHLENSELESTATSTIKRPRVEMKHPLLEEIREINEGLIDTVVDISQENADPEVGKGTIVKCSYSAVALCPNLKSQYASMQMSPIQPLRLLVPANYPNCSPILLDEFPVEVSKEYEEDLSIKAKWRFNSCVRKLSDPMSLEMMARTWDVCARAVILECVQQTGGGTFTSKYGAWEDCLTAA
- the LOC110939651 gene encoding mediator of RNA polymerase II transcription subunit 15a isoform X3, whose amino-acid sequence is MDTSNWKGAVDWRTLLPPDSRRKLVDKIMDNLKKQPQFSGPEKLHELKDFALRFEEKYYTAATSQADYMRRISLKLMGIENRSANHMPNSLPSNATCDSGSQGMQQLNNQARSTATQNSSLQNISVTQRQIPASQSSQHYLYQQQIAKQKLLQQNNTTSVQPHVQQQHQNYALMQPTMLQPSSLSTIKQNQQPHLSQQLALRQLRQPQQQQQQQQPRVFGQQNNNLSNAQSIGQHNNFSAIQQHLGHQKQPQSLGAQSTMHSSHLLQSTQGQRSQMELQPQVIPQSAQFQHQLNMNQRLPASFHQQRAMPEASSTSSDSTAQTGNPNSGDCQEEVYQKVKAMKDQYFQGLADLYPKILGRLQQHDSLPQQPNGDQAEKLKKFKHMLERCMKFLQLPKNNISPSHKEKLGALEREIVYLTSSQMRKPGPTLQQRMNSLHQSQMQPHENQMQSVNLQHNSLATLHHNSASTAQQNMMSMLQQQQPSSNMLPHQQLKQLHSRQMQQQLMHKQQLHFHPQTKHSMKLNVNQINDSNELKIKQQTEMKSESLKQLKLDQKNVFNSVTTSSTPLQPANSPFFVSSPSTPSTSNLPGDTDKINSSVSLLANDGNICTPGISASPLLAECTNPDANGAFVHSGKLTTIEQPLERLLKVVKSISPESLSASVRDIDSVVSMIDSIAGTAPGNGSRTAVGEDLVAMTKATTTGKRKMKRFMNNPMFINVVSSASSFNHLENSELESTATSTIKRPRVEMKHPLLEEIREINEGLIDTVVDISQENADPEVGKGTIVKCSYSAVALCPNLKSQYASMQMSPIQPLRLLVPANYPNCSPILLDEFPVEVSKEYEEDLSIKAKWRFNSCVRKLSDPMSLEMMARTWDVCARAVILECVQQTGGGTFTSKYGAWEDCLTAA
- the LOC110939651 gene encoding mediator of RNA polymerase II transcription subunit 15a isoform X2, producing the protein MDTSNWKGAVDWRTLLPPDSRRKLVDKIMDNLKKQPQFSGPEKLHELKDFALRFEEKYYTAATSQADYMRRISLKLMGIENRSANHMPNSLPSNATCDSGSQGMQQLNNQGIPVPSHHQAGKQILPQSIHNNVSSSGIARSTATQNSSLQNISVTQRQIPASQSSQHYLYQQQIAKQKLLQQNNTTSVQPHVQQQHQNYALMQPTMLQPSSLSTIKQNQQPHLSQQLALRQLRQPQQQQQQQQPRVFGQQNNNLSNAQSIGQHNNFSAIQQHLGHQKQPQSLGAQSTMHSSHLLQSTQGQRSQMELQPQVIPQSAQFQHQLNMNQRLPASFHQQRAMPEASSTSSDSTAQTGNPNSGDCQEEVYQKVKAMKDQYFQGLADLYPKILGRLQQQPNGDQAEKLKKFKHMLERCMKFLQLPKNNISPSHKEKLGALEREIVYLTSSQMRKPGPTLQQRMNSLHQSQMQPHENQMQSVNLQHNSLATLHHNSASTAQQNMMSMLQQQQPSSNMLPHQQLKQLHSRQMQQQLMHKQQLHFHPQTKHSMKLNVNQINDSNELKIKQQTEMKSESLKQLKLDQKNVFNSVTTSSTPLQPANSPFFVSSPSTPSTSNLPGDTDKINSSVSLLANDGNICTPGISASPLLAECTNPDANGAFVHSGKLTTIEQPLERLLKVVKSISPESLSASVRDIDSVVSMIDSIAGTAPGNGSRTAVGEDLVAMTKATTTGKRKMKRFMNNPMFINVVSSASSFNHLENSELESTATSTIKRPRVEMKHPLLEEIREINEGLIDTVVDISQENADPEVGKGTIVKCSYSAVALCPNLKSQYASMQMSPIQPLRLLVPANYPNCSPILLDEFPVEVSKEYEEDLSIKAKWRFNSCVRKLSDPMSLEMMARTWDVCARAVILECVQQTGGGTFTSKYGAWEDCLTAA